Genomic segment of Sander vitreus isolate 19-12246 chromosome 17, sanVit1, whole genome shotgun sequence:
AAATCAAACCTATGTAATCATATTCAAcatgtatatgcatgtatgaatgGAACCTTATCTGATCTAGGAGTGGTCACTTGTGGAGTTCCACAAAGATCAATCCTAGGACCCTTACTCTTCCTAATATGTCTAGGCCTAAATGATATTAAATCTGAAGTTGATAGTGACTGTTTTCTCTATGCTGACGACTAGGCTTTGTTAGTCcaaatgttgtaatgtaattCTATGCTTTAAGAAATTGTCCAGAAGTCTAATGCCTGTCTAAAATAAGTTTCAATACGTTTGTTTTACATTAGTTGCAGGATATGCTGTGATAGAATCAAGAATTCATTATGTCTTTCTAAGGAACAACATACTTGCTTACAGACAAAATAAGTACAATGTACAAAACAAGAtgatacagtacattacatttttgactACAATAAAATAACTATTTAAGTATAGGAcattttaaagcattaaatGGTTAAACATTGCCATTAAAGTTAAGAATTAAATAGCAAGTTATGCATTGTATATAAATTCCTAAATGGCCTGGTGCCAGACTATTTACATGTGTTTGGGCATACTAGAGAGCagcatatgtacagtatattcctTGGTATAATCAAAAGTTAGCCAAAATGTATAGATATGGTTCTACTGGATCTAAATCCTAAACAGTTTAGCAGCTAACCAGAGCTACCCAGAACCTACTACAGCTTTAAAAAACAGCCATAAAACTTTTCTGAAGGAAATAGAAAGAAGAGATTATGTACTTATGTCTTGTGTACATACTGAaccaaaacattacacattttcCTAAAAGGTCATACTACACTTAAGATGACATAGGAAGCCCCACTGTGCTTTGTAGTCCTGATGAGTTATCAGCTTTTTGCACTGGCTCATTAACAAGGAATAGCTGCAAAATCAATCTGTCAAATATGAGCTGCTGGATGCTATCAAGCCTCCTGTCAGGCTGTGAGCCGTTTATAGCATATGTGTCAGTCACTCCGTGTAATGCTAATTACTGAATTAATTAGCCCATATGCAACTTGCAGCTGTGTAAAATAATGTGCAGTAATCAAAGGATGCCAACCTCAGTCGTCTTAATTTGAGGACTTTCACTTTTTGATCTAGTGAACTACTAGGACGACTACTTTAGAGGCGAGaaggtttttacattttacattttgtgtctccTAAGGCTTGTGAAAAGACATCTAAACGGGCTGAGAAGGATCAACAGACATCTTCAAGAGAAAAGAAACCCTATCTGCATAGTTTAAAGGAATACATTAGGGAGCTTTGTCTAAGCAATGTAGACAATATTTTGTTACCTAAAAGGGGATGTGATTTCTTAACGCTATCTTCGGGGGTGTTATTACTTTTACATAGAAGCGAAGCATGTCTTTATGAATTCATCTAAAACAAAGACTCACAGCCTTgggaaatatttaaaaactgtaatgagaataaaaaaaacctcaaccTGCAATATCCGAGTAGCACGTCTCAGAAGTTTGATAGATGAAAGAACACACATCTCAGAATTTGTAAGGAGCcttcaaaactgttttttttaaaccaatttttttaatgttcagattaaaaaagaagaaagtggaGCAAATTAAAATCATTAATTGATTTGAGGGAGCTCAAAACAGCAGAAACAAACATTTTCGTCTTATAAAAGGGGGGATTCTGACAGCAAGCTCTCTATCTTCCTCCCATTTCCCTTTGCTTAGAGGAGATAAGTGGGAAACCGTTAGATTGAGGATGAAAATACACTGAAACATTGTCATCCAACATGTACTAGCGTTTTCTTAACAAAACAATGCCTAGAGGGACAAACAGGCCTCTTTAGTTCTTCACAGCTGTCGGAATGCTTTTGCATTTTTTGCAAAGAAAACCTGTTCCTATTCTTCCAGTGAAAAGCCTGCCACAATCACGTCTTGGTGTTATGACCgtaaacaaattaaacatctAAGCCATTCCATACCAAATGAGCCACTCAATTATAACCTTGAAATTGATTCTGGCCACAGCGGGGATTATTGATCCTCTAAATGTTTGTCACAGCGTATCCTGTCAAAAGTGAACAGGAGTGCTGTAAATAAACATCAGTCTTAATGCTATCTGCATTACAAGCTGCATCGTTTAAGATATAATCATTTCTAACTGATTCAGAATCCTTCAAACTTTTTGCCTTTTAGCTGCCACTTCTCTTCATACTCCCCATGTGTTCGGCAATGCCTTTCTTTGTATTCAAAAGTGAAGGATAAAGAAATTTACGTCTCCTACGTTTCGGGGATTTCAAAATGGTCAATTGACTCCACTCCCATGAAATGAAGTTATCGctgctaaacaatgagctgtgAATGCCAAAATGCTGTCACGTCCCATCACGCTTCTGGCAAGACGCAAGGCAGGTGCCAGGGAGGCGAGAACCTCGGCTCAGGCTAAAACCAATCCACCAGCGCTCTAAGAGGCTTTCTGAAAGCACAGCGCAGGTGCCACTCACAAGAGCTTTCATTTAACTTCCCCATATTTGACCACTCTGCTAGCAGTTAAGATGGGAGTATAAGGGCTCTGATACTGCACACTAATGTCCATTACACACTGGAGATACCGGGGCCACTCATGTAATGCCAATTCAATGAATAGTacaactgctttttttttttcttcatttttaaacacagaCCCTTGTTGTTACAGCCAACTTATTTATTCAAGAGGGTGAGGTTTATAAGATTTActaacattattaaaaaaaatggcaggAATGAAATCTCATGCAAACACACGATCTGTTCTTCAGttttgtgatgtcatttcttgCAGAATATTATCTTTTTGGGTGACACATCTAGTCTGGTGTCAGAAATATCTGGttctttgattaaaaaaaactaaataaataagatataaagTGTTAATTGGTTAGCTTTTGAGGTTTTgttaggcagattttgttaagCCAGACTAGCTATTTCCTCCTGTtgtcagtctttatgctaaactaagctaactggctgctgccTCTAGCTTTATATTCAGCGTACAGACATAAGAGTGgttatttattttctcatctctctgccagaaagtgaaaaagcatatttcccaaaatgttgaactattcctttaaatgaaTTCACTTTTTGAGTCTTGGTCAATTTTGGCTTCCCTATAGCATCAGCGATACAGGCTTATTGGTATTGTAGTATTTAGAACTGTCCACCATGCTAAACTAGGAGCATTACATTATATGGGAGACTCCTAGGTTTCCATGTTGAGAAATATTTTCTAAACCAGAAGTCCCGCCTACGTTGCAACTCTATTGCAATCCAGAACCGACAATGAAATCTGAGCCTACAGTGTcatacatgtttgtgttgctattattacaaaataaaaaaagcttatgggaTGCTGTAAGCAACATGCATCATGAAACAAAGAAGTTTTACTTTGATGCTCAAAAGTACAGCAGTTTTCCCAGTGGAGAAGTACCATCGCAGCTGTATGTCTTTTTAACCacaattatgtgtgtgtgtgggctacATTTTATGCTAAATTAGTTTCGAACCACTTGATCCTTGATGCCTGCCAAGGCGGTTAGTTACAAAACTTCAGGCACTGCATTTAGAGACATGTACACTTCAAAGGTATGAAACTCTTACCTGGAGAATGATTTAACAGTTGGCTTGAAAGCAATGTACCCTTCATTAAAAAGCAGAGCCAAAAGTCCTTTAGACACTGCAGCACTTCAAAACTAAGAGGAGGGCTTTCCATTAACTCAATGGAAAAGGGCTGCAGGACTGAATGGTGGGTGTCTGCGTGTGTTTTTGTTCCTCTATGTCTTTCCAGCAGAAATGGCCACGGATCCATTAGCCTGATTTGTCACAGCGGGAGCACCCCAAAGATCTCTTATCAGCACAACGTACCTCTCGAGTGGCGAGTCTGTCGCTCATCTCCTCCGCTTTTGCAATGTCCCCTTCAGCTATGGCCCTCTCTATGCTCTTTTCTAGGCCGGACTGCAGAAGAGGGGGGAAAGAAATTcagatttttcctttttttttgaagaaaaaaaaaaatcaaagagtaACTTCAAAAGTCCCCAGGGCCTTATTTTTAATATGATTGCTATTACTACAAATATGTAGATTTCCCTTCACAAATGAAAACCTTTTTGATTGGATATTAGTGGGGAAATCTTAGAAATGCTACAGGAGATTACCAAACATAAATGTGACTCTTTAATTACACATTTCCATTACAGGCCTAAGCAGAAGGGGGTGCAGAGAGGCCCCCGGTTACTGATGGCAAGGCAGTTCTGCTGTGATGAGCCTATCTGAAGAAGCGGAGCACCAGATTTCTTCAGCCCCCAAAATGTCATCATGCAAAAAGAAATACACTGGAAAGAGGCTGCAGTTCTGTGTCTCCTCTGATGTATTGTTTGAGAACTTTGACTCAACTGTAAAAGTACACCGACGATACCATCAGGCTTAAAAACGCAGAAGTAGTATCACAATTTGCTCTGTTAGTTGCTTGGTCTTGATTTTGCTTTATATAGTTTATTATTCTGCAGATAAACTGGAGCTGACACTGATAAAACCTGACTTGTGATCTCAATTATCATCTATTGTATCTCACTAACAAAACTATAACTGACGGACCATCATCCTTTATGAACcgtgaaacatgttttaaaggtCACTAAAGAAATGCTGTTAGCAGATGAATTAATGACATCTGGCTGCTATGACAGCTTttcttcaacaaaaaaaaatgatatattaaTTACAAGGAACTGCATTTGAGGGATAAAGGAGCCCCTCATTATGTTGATGTGACAAGTTCTGTTTCATTCAGCTGGTTAATCATTTCTTTTATCCTTTCATAGTTGCCCTTTTTAAAATGAGGCTAAAAATCAGCAAAAACTCAATTTTATGCTGCTCGGAGATAAATTAAGCACAAAATACTCCAAAATAATCATTAAAGGATTTCAAATTGAAATGAGAACAGTTGCCATTCACTGGGTCAGCTATAATGTTCATCAAGCTTGCAAATATTTTTGCTTCATTGGCAATTTGCAAGCCTTTGCATAAAATGTTCATTCATCTTTTAAGTGCAGAAATGCATCCGAATGAAAGAAAGTTATAATTTCTTTCAATGATGAATTCCTCATCAGCAGTGGTACATGCCCATTTATTATCTAACcattcatttaaatgttctAGCTGCAGTCACAGAGGCTGTATCAGGTGCTCTAACCCTCTCTTCTTTTGTCAGGCAAAATTCAGATTTTCATTAGGTTTCTTACGGAGGAAAAACCTACATTTCACTTCAATCTCAAGCACACAAGAAGGAGATTCATCCTAATCTTATCACTAAATGTAGCTAAACATAATCCTTAATATTCATCTCAGTGTCAGGTTGAGTTAGTGTAAGGATTCTTCTAATCCATATGTCATATCATATAAAACAATGAGAGGATACAGTGGCACGGAAACACAAAAGATGGGAAGGTGTTACTAACAGCTACGACTGACACAGTATTAAACCTCAGCAGATAAGTTGGAAGGCAGGAGTCTTTGTTACCTGCGGAGGGGGTTTGGAACATGCAGGGGGATGAAATCGATCATTTACACCAAAATGCTGCTTAAGCTCATCCCAGTGCTTCTCCCGATCCTCCTGACGCTCTCTGCTGACAGAGAAAATATGTGTTAATGTTCATTACATGTAGCGCAGCACTGTGATAAGGCAAACTAGTGCTGTCCATCCTACTCTATTTCCATCGCTATGCTGAAATCTATGATGAGTGTCTACCACACAGCATGGTAACACTGTTGGCACATTCTGCCTCATAACCATTCCCTCAACACAATACAGCTACTGTATGATGCTACACTGGTTGATGCTCAGAACTTGCTGACATAAAGGTGATTTAGCAAATAACTACTTGACTATAAGTTAAATCACATATACTGCCATTTTCTAAAGCAtaccatatttatttttttattttagccatTGGATTATTCCTGTCAATTAGTTGTTAGAATCAGCTTCGCAGTAAACGTACTTGTTTGTGTTAGATCGTCCAACGTCCATTACATGTCTGCTTGTATTTCTGTTAAATAATGTTATCATTGCGTGATAAAGTGCTGGTCAACATCTAAGATTTGGCTGCATTCACGTACTTCACGCTACACATTTGCCACAGTTGCATAAGAAGAACTACCTGAATCTTCTGTTCAATTCATTTCTCTGGTTGGACATCATAATTTAGTACCTTGTCTCTGTGGGTTCCTCACTCTCTGTTCCTGTTGATTGACATAAGAGACACAGGTAAAAAGGTTTGTAAGATACTTTGATACAAATTAGCATCAGCTAAACAGAAGTCTTCAACTATAGGTGGGCCAATAaggttatatacagtattaagAGGGCGGCCTAAAAGGTAATATGGGTGAGACGAgagtgttattattattattactacgtATTTTGCTCTCCTTTTGTCATAAAGACATTCAAATAATTTTGCCCACTGGACTAGGcaaaacacacactaacagaggCAACCATTGTGGCTCAACATCAACAAgcattacattttcattatattattatggaCACCTTTCTTGAGTCGtcgtctttttcttcttcttgggaCCTTCACTGTCTTCATTTCGTCCTTCTTTTTCCGTAGATCCTGGAatttcttaaacacacacacacaaactgaattCACAGGGCACCACGAGCCTTTATTTACCTCTGCTGTACACATATTGTGTTATGATACACATATGgtcaaacgtttttttttaaaccttttatttccattaaattgtaaatgtaTTGCAACTGTTATTGTAAACGTGTTTGTTTTTAGAATTAGCACTTAAGACAACAACACCACAGGTACAAAACAGCTAGCTTTTCACAGAATGAATGCTAACCAAGTCAACATACTTGCCACATTTCCTGTGATATACCAGGCATACTGCATGTCAGGGAATCACTGCCAGTGTGAGTCGACTGTGCCTCCAGAACTGAGCCTGTGTTTTCCCCGCCGGAGCTCAACCTTTCAGCAGAGATCTCGCAATTCTCAACCTCCCTCTTCTCTTCAACATCATCCTCTTCGTCATCTGGACTGAGGTCGTCTTCGGTTAAACCTTTGGGCAAGAGTCCAGTGTACATTCTGAGTCAGTATTTGACGGTCAGATTATACGGTAATATATCATTTAGTTAGACAAAAAACGGTCAGAAATGGGTAAATTATAGAGTTTGACAGCAGCTGTTGGACCAGGCTCTCATTTCCGGGTAAACATTGTGACGTTTCCGATGAGAGAGCACCGATTGGCTGATAGCTAGCAATGTTGAGCACATGATCCAATCAAAACTGTAGTTATAAAGGCTAAGCAGCGGAGCACGAGGGCGAGACAAAAGCGCTTATTGGCTGTTTTGGTAAGAACAACGTTTAACAGTTAAgggtttgatttagttttttaggTTGGCAGCGAGGTTTTATGGTGTAAAGTTGACCGTTATAGTGACATTTATAGCTCAGAATAGACACGTAGAATAAAAGTAAAGAGTTATAGCCGTCTAAAGCTAGTCTTTGCACTGAAGTGAAGTCAAGAGCAGGCTGTTGTGGAGCATTTCTAATTGAGGTGAGCCAGGCTACTGACAGGTCCGTGAATTACCAGGAATCATTCAAATGTTAACCTATATTTGTGTCATGTTCTCGGCGAGATAAGCTTCCTTCTATGACCAATGGTTCGCAATTTGCTCAAAGTGCTTTGggcattacattattattagaaTGATTAGCATGCAAATCTTGTATAGCCCCTGGCACTGGCACAGGCACATCTACCCTTAAATTGCTCTTTCACACTCATTCACATTAGGCTTTCTTTTGGTTGCATCTTATTGCAAAGCCAATAATCTACATAAATTATAGCCTGTATGTTGTGTGCCATATGAATGTAGAATAAAGAGTGAGACCTATAACACCAATGTATAAAAAGGTCAATACTAAGGTTCAGGTAAGTTGCACACTGTATAGGGAAGGGGAAGAAGTTTCTGGAAGAAAAAGTATCTCAGGTAAACGAGCAGTGTTGTATAGGACTGGGAATTGTGTAAAATAATTCAATACTGGTTCAATATCTGTGCCATACTTGTGTTTTCAGTGCCAATGCCATAACAATACTTTGTTGATAACTTTATATGTATATTACTTCTCAAATGTTAAGCAGCCATCTGCAGTCTAAAATTGACAAAATTATGATTTAAAGCAGATAGTTCTGAAACAACTGCcaagtaggattgggcatcgagaaccgatttcTACTTAGAATCGTtccaaaaattacgattccattggaatcgtttctttattggaatcgtttggaggatttggtttcgaatccgatcatcggttccaaatttaacatgtacaagttttggtttccgtagcggccaggcgcttgttgtgctgcagccatggagcacagtaagcggcgctctggTCTGGCTTTGTTTTACGCcaagtaaaactgca
This window contains:
- the fam204a gene encoding protein FAM204A isoform X2, which gives rise to MYTGLLPKGLTEDDLSPDDEEDDVEEKREVENCEISAERLSSGGENTGSVLEAQSTHTGSDSLTCSMPGISQEMWQKFQDLRKKKDEMKTVKVPRRRKRRRLKKGTESEEPTETRERQEDREKHWDELKQHFGVNDRFHPPACSKPPPQSGLEKSIERAIAEGDIAKAEEMSDRLATRELAVKIAQAADCRDFVQHKQEEEALRAAQKRKNQIAWGFEAKRRWETKSNMGFM
- the fam204a gene encoding protein FAM204A isoform X1; its protein translation is MYTGLLPKGLTEDDLSPDDEEDDVEEKREVENCEISAERLSSGGENTGSVLEAQSTHTGSDSLTCSMPGISQEMWQKFQDLRKKKDEMKTVKVPRRRKRRRLKKGTESEEPTETSRERQEDREKHWDELKQHFGVNDRFHPPACSKPPPQSGLEKSIERAIAEGDIAKAEEMSDRLATRELAVKIAQAADCRDFVQHKQEEEALRAAQKRKNQIAWGFEAKRRWETKSNMGFM